The DNA window GGGCACACGCAGCCCTGCTCTCACACCCTGGGGAACTCCCCGCTCCCTGCCAGGACTATACCTGATGGTAACGCCCTATCTTGACATGAGAGTGTTTTCGGATCATTCCGTCTGTGGGCAGTAGCTATAGGAAgataaaaaaaaagagcagacagTGGAAAGATAAGCACACAGACAAGGAAACCTGGTCAGAAGCAGAGACAGGAAGCAAACATACATTCACACCGAGCAAGACTCCTACAACTTCCAAAACAGAACCCGTACCACCACCTCACAAACTGTTCTGCTGGCCCCTAGGAGAAAATACACTGAGACAGATGTTCTCGgggaggcagacacacacaccacacgatCCACTGGGTACTTATTAAAGGACTACTCTCCCATGCACTGAACTATGACAGAGGACTCGCAGGGGTCCAACATATGTTTTCtacaataaaaacatttctaaatgCACAACCGCTCCCGTGATCTAAATGCTCTGAATGAAGACACGGGAAGATGGTGAGAACAGGCCTGGGTTGCCTCTCACaggctctctctcacacacactcctTCTCCCAGTTTTCTCTAAGAAAATGCCCCAAACATCACACTGGCCAGGGATGACCCGCCCCCCAGAGGACAGCTCACTCATCATGAGAGCACACAGGCCCCCTCCCAGATCAGTGGCCCTTGCATGCTGCCCCCCAACCCTGACACACTGGCATCTAATGCTGGAATTCCATGCCCCCAGTTGGCACCATACCTCTCCAGTTAGCAGCTTCAGAAGAGTTGACTTCCCTGCTCCATTGGGCCCCACCAGAGCCACTCGGGTGTCGAGATCGATGCCGAACTCTAGATTGTTGTAGATGCAAGGCTGAGGTGGGCGGGGGAGAGAAACAGACCCAGGGGTAGGGTGATCAATCCAACTGGCAGAGCAATTGCACTGAGCCCCCAGTCACAACTAGAGGCGGCGGGAATGAGGAGGAAGGAGGCTCCCAATGGCAGCCCCCTACCCATTGCCCTGACCCACCAATGTGGCTGAGCAATGTCCCCTCCAAGTACTTGAAGGGGACCCCCACTCTAAGGCTCTCAGTGAGGCAACCCAGGCTGCCAGGCCGGAAaactctccagcaccacaaggaTTAGCAGATGCGGTCAGCAAACAGGACACTCTTCTCGCCAGCTGACACCTTGTACAATGTACCCCAGCCTCCCAACCACACCCAAGGACTCACCCCATCTTTTGTATACTTGAAGCTGACATTCTGCACCATAATAACAGGTGGAGGGATCTTGCCACATGGTGGGAAATAAAATGACAGCGTCTAGGAAGAGGATAAAGAGGTGTTTATCAAGTCAGGTCCTTCCTTATCCACCTCACCTTAGGCCACATAATTCCACCCAACCAGACCCTACCTTGTCGCTCACAACCCTCTCTGTCAGTCCTGATGCCATCATTTTCTGTAGCGTCTTCTCCTTGCTCTGGGCCTGCCGGGCCAGCTTGGCACTGCCATGACCAAACCTAGCAATGTAGTTCTGAAAGAGTGCAGAGAGGGGGCTTGTGTGTGGGCAGGTACCCCACGATTCATCTGAAGAGAGGGTAAAGGACTTCTATAGCCGCCTCAGCTCCCAAGACACCTTCCGTCAGCTCTCTCGGAGGAGCTCATGGCCCTACCTTCATGTGTGCAATCTGATCCTGCTCCCAGTGAAACCTCTTCATCTGGTTCTCTTCCAGCTCCAGCCGTGTCTTCACATACTGGTCGTAATTACCCTGCAGGAAGACGCACCGGGTGAGATGGGCAGCGTTAGCCTCAGCCCTGGGTCCTCACTCAGGGGGTGTTCAAGATGGCACCTGACTTGGCCCTGGCTATGAGGTGGTGCAGCGGGGGAAGAGGAAGTGCATTAAAGAAACATATTCTGGGACTTCCCCactggtccagcggttaagactctgagctcctaatgcaggtggcccaggttcaatccatcattagggaactagatcccacatgccgcaactaagacccaacacagtcaaataaataaatattgaaaataaaaaaccaGCTTATCTGAATCTAGAAGCTGAGGTCTTTTCAAACTGTGTGCCTCTCCTTCCTAAAGCAGGGCTTCAGACTAAATCCTTGGGTTAGCCATAAAGACACCCACAGCCCAGGCAGGAGCCCAGAAAACCACTGTCGTACTGATCATCAAGAGGCTCACAGCCTTCCAAGGGCATGTGCATCCCCTCCCCACCTGGAGAGGCTGAAGCCCCAGGCGGGCCACAAGAACTGCCTCCAGGTGGGGAGACACCAGACCAGTCAGATTGAGGACCTGGCAAACCCTGCACTATGGACTACCGTGGTGTCCGTCTGCAAACACCCAGACTCAAGCTAAATACCcatcaaagagtctgacaagttAAGTTACAGGACAGCCACTAAATGGAATACCATGcagtcactggaaaaaaaaaagggggggacaATTTAAATATACTCATATGGAAAGCTTGCAagacatattaaaatttaaactcaACCGACAGAATCGTGGTATGCGTACATAAAATTTTTTACAAATGCTTGCAAGTACATGTGAAATTTCTGAAAAACTATGTTAAGAACTATTAATACTCCTCTGGTGAGTACTACTATGAATAAAGAGgaattctatttttcataagcagcTACTCAAGAAGGCAGAGGGCAGCAAGGCCTGCCTGGGCACCGTGAAGAGGCAGCCTCTCTGCATAAGGCAAACATACACCCAGTGCACAGGCTGCCAATCCGTGGCCTATGGCCTGAAAGCAATTACTTTGGGACTAAAATAAAACAGGCTGCAGAACTCCCTGTCCACATCTTTTTATAGCAAGAGGTAGAAAAGGGCTGCTaagtcagttttttttaaaggagaacttCACGGAATCGGCAAGCACAGAGGGTACTGTGGAGGAGCTGGAGCCCACTCACCGTATAATACTTCAGCTTCTTGTTGTGCATGTGAATGATGTTGGTACAGACACCATTCAGGAAGTCCTGGGAATGGGAGACGAGGACCAAGATGCGCTTAAAACTGCAAAGCCAGAGAGCCAATCAGGGAGGAGCTCAACACGGTAGACAGTTCACAACAGGGGAACTGAACGTCGGGCCCAGAAAACCTTCATCCTTTCCCACCCTTATGCCTGAGCGTCCTTTAAATTTCCTGGCCAATTCCCAGCTCTCTGCACTTAAGCTGCCAGTGCTCAATCTGTGTGTAAGGACACtagacatttttcaaagtgtGGTGAGGCAGTTGAAATTCCTCAAACTTTTGTTCTAACTTTCAAAAGAATGGAATGGAGATGGCAGTAATAGTGATGATAAAATCAAAAGTGTGCACAAGCACCCATAAACTTTAAAGCCAGTGCGAAGAACTGGAATGGGTATAGTAAAAATCACCAGGCTCTCCTTTTCATATtacttccttcatagctcagttggtaaagaatctgcctgcgatgcaagagacccaggttcgattcctgggttgggaagatgccttggagaaggaaacagtaactcactccaatattcttggctggagaatcccgtgggcagagaaacctggcaggctacagtccatggggtcacaagagtcagacatgacttagcgactaaaccactccTTTTTATAAAGAAGGTACCAGGTCACTGCAGAGACCATGGAAAGCCTTCTTCTAGAAGGCAACTTTCCAGGTTATCTGGCTCTCAAGCAAAGGGCCACGGCCATATGGGCTATTTTTCTCTGTCACTGCATCATGATCTTATATAAGGATCCCTGTTTAATATGATACAAatacaattaagaaaaaatattatctttaataaagatgttatattttaaataataggaaaaaaaatacaacaaagaaaTTCATATATTTCAGACTAAACAAAAGCTAACAAAATGGCCTGCCCTAACGGTGGTTactgggctttgctggtggctgaGCGGTATAGAaacagcctgcaatgcaagagacgtggatttgatccctggtgggcaagatcctctggagagaaaaatggcaacccactccagtattcctgcctagagaatcccacggacagacgggctagagtccatggagtcataacgagttggacatgactgagccactaaacaagAACAAAGCGGTCATCACCTTTTCAGTCTGGTCTTCCCTCTAGCCTCACTTTGCTCCATTGCTCACTGCTCTAGTATCACTGCGGGTCCTAGGTGTCATCTCCCCTGGACTCTGCTCAGCCCCTCCCTGAGGACCTGCCCCTTCCCCTCAGCCCCGCCTCTTACgtctttagctcttcttccaaCCACACACAAGCATCGAGGTCCAGGTGGTTGGTGGGCTCGTCCAGGAGCAGCATGAAGGGTCGAATGAAGAGGGCTCTGAAGATAGGAAAGAAGATAGAATCACTTCAGTCTACCACGTGCTACACAGGAGGGGACGGCCTGCCTGCTACCTGCTGCTCTGGTCAGGCCTGCACTGAGCCCTGAAATCAACTCTAGTGTCTACACCTCAGGCAAAAGGTGAGAAGTaggagagaaaccagagatgaaGGGTGGGGGTTAAAGAGCAGAAAACAGAACTGAGAAGCAGAGGGAAGATGCAGCTCAGACATAAAGCTGTAAAAGCTCATTATGAGTCTACAAGTCTCTTACACTGAGGTTGGTCACCATCAGGCTACACAAAAGGATACAGAAAAAGTACACTGCTAAAAAGCATTCAGGTGAAACCTAACTGGTGGGTTTGTTAGACTCTAACAAAGAGGCCCAAGAATGTTCTTTTCTTAGATGGCATCTCAAGGCAGGAGGAACAAGGGGACAGCGCTGGTCCCACCCCTGCGGTCacatctgcagtgctttttagAAACCAGGTTTCCGGACGTCTGACTCCAGCACAGCCGTGAAGAGGCCAGGAAATCCGTGTGTGTAAAAGTTCCCCAGTGAATCTGAGGCTACTACTCCTTGCCAGCAAGTGAAACCAAGGCTCTCGTGTTCCAGGGCACACTCACCCAGCCTTGCTGAAGCAGTGTATCAAGCCTCCTGAAGGCTCTGCACAGAGATGGGTTGCGGAAGGAACCACTTATGTGACTGGGGACTTCTTGGGGGATCAGTGCAGAAATGATGGCCTACAGAAACTGGTTCTGGGTCAGGTCAAGAGAGAGCAAGAAGGACAGATATCCTAGCAGCTGCCTAACAATTTATCTTTATATAACAAGAATTAGAAAGGCTGAAGCCCAAAAAGCAGGGAGGCGAGAGGAGTcaagaggaaagagacagacCTATCCTCCCATTTACCTAGAGCTGGTCCTAGGATTCCTGAACATGGTGCCAAAGTCCAACAGGGACCACGTGGGTCAGGAAGCTCACTCCTTAGCTCATATACATTACCCCCTCTCCTCCACACTGTCAGTATCTGGCAAGGACTGACCACCGTCCCGTTCTAAACAGTTCTGTGGGAGAGAGCACTCAACCCTGAGAAGAGACAGGGTGCCACGGAGGGCAGAGGTCGGGTAGACGCACCTGGCAAGGGCAACCCGCATCCTCCAGCCCCCACTGAAGTCTTTGAGCTTCTTGCGTTGCATGGCAGGTGTGAAACCAAGTCCGTGCAAGATCCGCGAGGCTCTCATCTCCGCCTTGTCGGCATCCAGCTCCTCCAGCCGCTCGTAGAGCTCTAAGAGCTTCTCACACTCCGCTGTGGATGGTGCGTGGCCAGTGAGGCTCCCAGGGCCTTTCCCAGGGGGAAGCCACCCTACGCCCCTGGGTCTGGAGCCCTACCGTCCTCGTGAGCCAGCCGCTCAGCCTCCCTCTCCAGCATGGCCCGCTCCGTGTCCACTTCCATCACACACTGCAGGGGCGTCTTGTCACTAGGGGGCATCTCCCGAGTCAGATGGTAGATGTCAATGTGCTCGGGGATGGGCACTTCGCGTTTCCCAATAGCAGAGAGCAGCATGGACTTTCCTGAGAGGGGCAGGCAACAAACATGCAGAGAAGGGGATGCTCAGCACAGCTCTGCCTGTCACTGCCCTACATCAGTCCCTCCACTCCAGTCAAaccaagtcagttcagtcgctcagtcatgtctgactctttgcaaccccatggactgcagcacgccaggctcgcctgtccatcaccaactcccagatcccacccaactcatgtccattgcgtcagtgatgccatccaaccatctcatcctttgtcatccccttctcccgccttcaatctttcccaatcaAACCAAGACCTCCCCGTTTATTgagtcctttctttccttttgttcattCAAAGCCTATGACTGCCCCCTCCATGGGACACGGCTCTGCCACGTCCTGTCCCAGCCCTCCTATGTGAAGTCTGTGCGCCTACAGACACTTCACACACCACTCCCACCCACTCCTACCCACTTCTCCAGCACCTACTGCCTGCAACGACTCACATGGTACTTATCACATGACTACTCTGTATGGCAAGCATATCTGGCCCCCACCCATACTGTAAATGCCCAGCTTTGTACACAGCTGGTGCTAAGGAAACACTTGATGAGCAACAGATGAGCCAAGGAGAGATACCTCCCACCTTGCTTTCCAAGGGCCTCACCAATTCCATTCAAGCCGATGAGGCCATAGCGACGGCCCGAGTTTAATTCCAGTTTGGTGTCACTGAGCAGCTCTTGACCATGGAAGGTGAGGGAGAGGTTGATGATGTGGGCGTCGGTACTGTTGGGGTGAGAGGCAAGGACGCCAGTGACGGCTCGAGCAGCAGCTTTCTTCATTTCGAAGTCCTCCAGCTCCTTGGTCAGCAAATCCACTTCTGGggacagaaaagaaaagcaatctgGTAAGAGGGCTGTAAGACACGCTAAGCTCTTACACAAAAAGTCACGTCTTGGGGCATCTGGGTGGCTCAGTAAGAAGGGCATCAGACTTTTACTGTGAGGGCTGAGGGCTCAGGCCCCTGCTTGGGCATTTGTGGCTTTTGCCCTTCTTTAAGTTACCACATATTAACACATAAAAATCCAAAGGCTGAATGAGGCGTGTCCTGAAGGAACAGGGCTCAAGATCAGGTTGAGCTGACTCAGATGTTTCACCAGCTTTAACAAGGTGAACACTACATGTAGTTCAGCCCTGGTATCCTGCTTTCGTGGACATTTTTAACTTCACAACTTGTCCTTTTAATTCTAACTTTTCTTGTTCTTAGATGATATGAAGCACGGTAGCAATGGCCAGAACTCCAAATTGTCCTCCATGAGTGTGTATTAAAGAATTAGCTGTCactgttcagtcgctgagtcctgtctcactctttgtgatctccatggactgtagcccgccaggctcctctgtccatgggatttcccaggcaagaatactggagtggttgccatttccttctccaagggatctttccaacccagggatcaaacccgtgtctttttcatgggcaggcggattctttagctctgagctatagggaagcccccaaattagTATCAATGCCCCAGAGAAAGTAGATGCTATAGAGGTACAGTTCTCTTCCTCTACAACCTACAGAGCTTCCAGGTGCTAATTCCAAGAAGCTATACTGCCTGGAAGGGACCAGTACGAGAAAATACAGAGGGTTCCAGGGCAGTTCTGATGCAGGAGAGGAATTTAAAGTCTCCTTTCTACACAGTTGAGTCACCAGGCTTCTCACAGCCCCATTTTGTGCCAATCCTTGTTCTAGATCTTGAGAAGACAGTGTAGAGAGAAGTTTATGATCTAGATTAGGAGTTAGtaaactttttcttaaagggccagatGGTAAGTATTTTAGGGTTATAGCCCTAGTAGCAAAATCACAACCATTACGTAGGTATATCCATTACCATTTGAAACACAAccacttaaaaaatgtaaaaaacattaTTAGCCTGGGAGGGGGTGGCCTACAAAAAAGGCTGGCCACATTTGGCCAGctgcctgcttttgtaaataaagttttactgggaGACAGTCACACCCAACATTTTCatgttgtctatggctgctttccaCCACAATGGCAAAGCTGAATAGCTGCAtcagagaccatatggcccacaGAGCTGCAAATATTCACTACCTGGATCTTTACAGAGAAAGTTTACCGATCTCTGGACTGTATCTCCATGTGCTCAGGCAAGAAGATCAAAATTAAAGGAAAGCTACACAGCCAACCCTCTGTATCCACAGTTCTGCATCCAAAATCATGTTTAATCCAAacgtggattaaaaaaaaaaaacactccggaaagttccaaatagtaaaacttgaatttgccacacacCGGCAACTATTTCCTATATTTATGTTGTATTAGGTACAGTAAGTAATTTAGAGATGTGCCAGGTTATATGCGAAGACTGCATACACCATTCTATGTGACAgtcttgagcatctgtggattctGGTATCCACAGGGATCCTGGGACCAACCCCCAGCAGACACCGAGACACAGCTATACAACTTTTCTCTTGATCTTTGCCagtttattggagaaggaaatggcaacccagtcaagtactcttgcctggaaaattccatggatggaggaatctggtaggctacagtccatggggttgcaaagagtcagacacaactgtgaaTGACTTGACTTTTCCACTTTATAGCATTTATGGCCTAAGTCATCTCCTGAGCTTTAAAAGTAAGACTTATACCTCACTGTCTTGGCCTATAGCATCCTAGAAAACAGGCTCAAAAGATAAGTGAACAGCACTGAACAAATGGAGAAAGGATTCTGGAATAAACTAAAAGGAATACTGTAGACTTCACAAGCAGCCCCTTTCTATTCATTTCCCAAACGAGGGGACCAGATGAACTCCAGTACCCATCCTAAAGAGTCTCACATTCGAAAGGCTGAGTAGTTTGTCAGAAGTCACTTTCTTTGATATTTCTTGATCTTTCCATATCTCACTACCTAAAGAAGACCATGTAGCAATGGTAACTACCAGGTTGGAGAATTAAGTAATTCCAAACTCAGAGAAGAGAGCAGACCCAGTCTTGTGAGAGAGGACAGATGATCCATTAGTTATGAAAGCAGAAACGACCCTGGGTCCCTAgcaataagaaatattttcagagaGAGAGCTGGGAAAAAACccagattttatattttagaagagTAGCTCCCTGAGGAAGCAAGGTGAAACCCAAAGCTCCCGACTGAGTTAGGGGTGGTACAGCTGGGTTTGCCCTGACAAATTCTGGTTTTCTAGGGAGAAAGGCAAAGAAGTTTGTAATGGGAACTGTGGACAAGTCTCAAAGTGGGATTCGGTTGTCTACTTTTCCAACTCATCCAGAAAGTACTACAGAATTGAGGCTTAACCCCTGTTCCCGAGAGCCTAGAGAGAACCCTACTTGACAGATCACAATTCAGTCCACTCGTTCCCTCCCACCATTCTTACCTTCCCATCTCTCCACTATCCTGACCAGGAAGAAAACTGCCTGAGTTGACTACACTAGTCCTCcctcataatttttattttggagacAATTCCTACCATTTAACTCTCTCTTCGCAATCATTTTAAACactgggttttgtgtttttttttttttttcggaatTCCTGTCTCTCTGTTGCAACTTGCATGAATAATTCTCTCCTCTTGCAACTTTACCTAGTATCTGTCTGCAAGGATAATCATGCAAAAAAAGTATTACCCAAGACACAGTCCCTTCACTCAAAGATCAAACAATTCAGATGGAGAGACAGATACAATGAAGGTAATGCTGGGACGACtaccctggaggttcagtggttgggactccttacttcctctgcagggggcatgggttgaaTCCCCTAGTCTAGGAACTAGGATTCCATATGCCGTGTGGTACCAGCCAAAGAAAAAGCAACCCTAGATACAGTGTGTTTGTTGTGTGCACGcacacgctcagttgtgtccgactctgtgaccccatggactgtagcccaccaggctcctctgtccatgggattctccaggcaagaatactggagtgggctgccattccttctctaagggatcttctcgacccagggactgaacctgggtttcctgaattgcaggcagattctttaccatctgagccacagggaagccctggatagACACTACAAGGATATAGTGAATAGCAGTATTATTGAGATCAGGCTTGACAGGGAAAGATTTTACCACCTTGAGCTGGGCCCTAAGAGAAATGTCAAATGTAGCTAGTGTAAAAATTAGAGTATAAGAACCTCAATTTGTAAGTGGACAGAAACATGGTGACTATTCAACGGACAACAGTAGACAATAGAGAAGGCCTGTTTAGAGAGCTTTTAGGGGCAAGAAGAAGGCTGGCATAGACAGCCAAGAGCCTGGAATATTCTTTATCACACatttccctgtttccccatctagacTGCAAGTTATCAGAGGAAAGCCCATGCTTATAGTGCCTCAGTATTCAGTGATCTCTTGTCTAGTATTTGAGAAGCGCTTGTAACAGAAATGCATCTCTTTCCCAGGAAAAACCCATAAGACAATTCATATGTTTCTGTCTTGTTGGTACAGTCACTGCCCCAGGAGGACAAGGGTATCAGGTGGCAAACAGCCTGGCACACTGCCTCCATGtgtagaaatgaaaatgcagaaaggGGCAGGGAACTGACCACCAAATCTAGAAGACAGGGCAGCAAGGCAGCACAACTCTCATATTTGCTTGCCACTGTGTATGTGAGAACTGTGTTCAGTTTCCTTGATCAAGCTCCAACCCTACTGGTTTGGTTCATTATGAAAAGTTTGTAGCACCAGATACACTCTCTGGCACCTCCGACTCAGATTCCAGCAGGGGCATCCACTGGGTCCCAGCAACCATCCCAGGAACCCACCTCTCCCTCTATTCACCTGTGGTCTCTCGGCCATTGGCCTCCTCATTTCTCTCCTCTGCCACCTGTGGCTCTGTGATGGCATCTCCGTTTTCTTCATGTCCTTTTCTGGGCCGCTGTCGGGCTTTGGCAGCTTCCTTCTTTTTGGCTGCCTTCTTCTTAGCCAGGTCGGAGGGCATGGTGATGAACCACAGGGAAACCGTTACTGTTCTTCCAGAAAGCCTGAAGGAAGGCAAACACCCCCAAATTCTAAACTTCCGCACAGTGCCTGGGCCTTGTGCTCCATCCGTTTCAGTATTTCCCTAGCAAGCTTCTGGTACCCAGCTCCGCCCCAGCCTAAAGTCGCTTCCAACTTTTGTCAGGATGTCTCCAGCCAGTTCGACTTCTCTGCCGCTCTTTCCATCTCACCAGCTCTTCCTTCGGGGCTTTGTCCACCAATCCCCACGGCCTCGCTCTGGAGACGCTCCTCCTTTCAGGGCCTCCACTTCAGGGACCGGGTTCTGCCCCTCGGCACAGGTACCCGGTCTCCAGTTTCCCCACAACTTGGCGCTCCACGCTCCGGCCGGCCACCTCACTTTCCCGGGCTTCCTCCCTCCCGTCTACCTCAGGCCTCCTCCCCGTCTTCCCCCTCCACACCACCCGGCCGCCGAGTCCAGCTTGTCCCCGGGGCGCCCTcgtcttcccccccaccccccgttgTGGGTACCCCCGGGAGTCTCTTCATTCgccacccaccaccacccctccgaGCCTCCCTCAGCCTCCGCCCGTCAGCTTCTCTCtcttggccccttctcctcccttgcAGTCGCCTCCATCCCAGCCcagtccctcctccc is part of the Ovis aries strain OAR_USU_Benz2616 breed Rambouillet chromosome 4, ARS-UI_Ramb_v3.0, whole genome shotgun sequence genome and encodes:
- the ABCF2 gene encoding ATP-binding cassette sub-family F member 2, which encodes MPSDLAKKKAAKKKEAAKARQRPRKGHEENGDAITEPQVAEERNEEANGRETTEVDLLTKELEDFEMKKAAARAVTGVLASHPNSTDAHIINLSLTFHGQELLSDTKLELNSGRRYGLIGLNGIGKSMLLSAIGKREVPIPEHIDIYHLTREMPPSDKTPLQCVMEVDTERAMLEREAERLAHEDAECEKLLELYERLEELDADKAEMRASRILHGLGFTPAMQRKKLKDFSGGWRMRVALARALFIRPFMLLLDEPTNHLDLDACVWLEEELKTFKRILVLVSHSQDFLNGVCTNIIHMHNKKLKYYTGNYDQYVKTRLELEENQMKRFHWEQDQIAHMKNYIARFGHGSAKLARQAQSKEKTLQKMMASGLTERVVSDKTLSFYFPPCGKIPPPVIMVQNVSFKYTKDGPCIYNNLEFGIDLDTRVALVGPNGAGKSTLLKLLTGELLPTDGMIRKHSHVKIGRYHQHLQEQLDLDLSPLEYMMKCYPEIKEKEEMRKIIGRYGLTGKQQVSPIRNLSDGQKCRVCLAWLAWQNPHMLFLDEPTNHLDIETIDALADAINDFEGGLMLVSHDFRLIQQVAQEIWVCEKQTITKWPGDILAYKEHLKSKLVGEEPQPTRRTHNV